In a single window of the Pseudochaenichthys georgianus chromosome 16, fPseGeo1.2, whole genome shotgun sequence genome:
- the LOC117460988 gene encoding transmembrane protein 158 codes for MLNDSPTLLLALTAVAGLLQRCQGWSDEDLLLPPTNSSNRFLTNLEVDVRFSKRSVEESDASPDASSLQPMCNVSVQRLLPTSLVARWDSSFGFQCDVLIYTINNHGRAFFSAAFNRAISPVVIEHLGVTGVQQEMRLCVGCGMSRYRRFGQGRSRGQQAGGQVTFCCVDFSLDELKGDKSWRLNRKPIESTLVACFMTLVIIVWSVAALIWPVPIIAGFLPNGMEQRRPR; via the coding sequence ATGCTGAACGACTCCCCgactctcctgctggctctcacCGCAGTGGCCGGACTTCTCCAGCGATGCCAGGGCTGGAGCGACGAAGACCTCCTCCTGCCGCCCACCAACTCCTCCAACAGGTTCCTGACCAACCTGGAGGTGGACGTGCGCTTCTCCAAGAGGTCCGTGGAGGAGAGCGACGCCTCGCCCGACGCCTCCTCCCTGCAGCCGATGTGCAACGTGAGCGTGCAGAGGCTGCTGCCCACCTCGCTCGTGGCCCGCTGGGACAGCAGCTTCGGCTTCCAGTGTGATGTGCTCATCTACACCATCAACAACCACGGAAGGGCTTTTTTCTCCGCGGCGTTCAACAGGGCAATCTCGCCAGTCGTCATCGAGCATCTCGGTGTCACCGGGGTTCAGCAGGAGATGCGGCTGTGCGTGGGCTGCGGGATGTCCCGGTACCGGAGGTTCGGCCAGGGCAGGTCGAGGGGCCAGCAGGCGGGGGGTCAGGTCACTTTCTGCTGCGTGGATTTCAGCCTCGACGAACTGAAGGGGGACAAAAGTTGGAGGCTGAACAGAAAGCCCATCGAGTCGACACTTGTGGCTTGTTTCATGACTTTGGTCATCATTGTGTGGAGTGTTGCTGCTCTCATATGGCCAGTCCCCATCATTGCAGGGTTTCTGCCCAATGGGATGGAGCAGAGGAGACCGAGATAA